AATTCAGATTTGACCGAGATGCTGATGTTAAACCTGAAATTCTGTCTTCCCCACCTCTAGGTTGCCAGAACCCCCACTACAGCTACCTGCCAAGACAGGTCAAACGTGGAGACGTAGCGCCCTAGGTAGAATTATAAAGAAGATGATATTTGCGGTAACATCAATACAACTTCTGATTTATATGCATAAAGCATAAAAACATAAGCATTAAAAAGCAAGAcaagaataactgaatcactttgctacacagcagaagttaacacaacattataaatcaactacacttcaacaaaataaatttaaaaaaaagaaaataaaaaacaagacaacagaaTTTGGAATTAGTCCAATCCAAATGAGGCATCTTCAAACCTCCATGATGCTGGTTAGTGGTCTCGATGCCACTTAACTATCTTGGGCTCTCTGAGAGTAACGTGTTTCATGTGGCAGCTATACTGATCCACTCCGTTGGGAGTGAACGCAGTGTGGACCAGAAGGTAGAAAGACCAGTCCTTGCTGAAAGACAGGTCTGATTGCTCCATTTCCATCTTCTCCCCATTCTTCAGCAAATCAATCTGGGGTGGATGGAACCCAGACACATAGCAGTTCAGGTAATTTGGTTTTCCATTCTCTGCAGGGTGTCGTGAGTAAACCTGAACCTTCGGAGGACGATGGACAGTGTTCAGGCCAGACAGCGAGAGCAGCCCGAGCAGGACCAAGGTCACAAAGGGAGCCATCGCTACAGGAGCAGCCCAGGTGGCGGCTCTTTTAAGATTTTGAAATAACGATaatcacaggaagttgcaaaaaacAGCAGATAGGTTCCTCTGTATCCTGCACCAAGGTTCCcccaatgtttatattttatgtaattatagtGCAATATCAAAACTAGGAAACTACCATGGTAATACGTGTGTATAGTTCTATGCCATTTTATGGCATGTGTACATTAACGTTATCACCACTGAAATCAAGACCAAGAAGTATAGAAACCCTATCTACCTTTATCCTCCCCGgtttataataataattgtcttaaatatttcctttatatatacTGACAACCATAACAGACAaggttataatttttgcttcaaccatcaaacataatttagacAACCCAAGAGAAGTAAAGTCCATTGTATTTACCTATATTTTTGCTTCAAccatcaaacataatttagacAACCCAAGAGAAGTAAAGTCTATTGTATTTACCTATATTTTtactctttccatttttccttcacCTATCCTGATATTTTAAGATTCCTTCTTTTATCGTTCCTTTCTGTTTCAAGAAGctcttttagctttttttttttttttttctggccacaccctgtggcttgtgggatcttagtttcccaaccggggattgaacccgggcccttggcagtgacagcgtggcactggaccgccagggaattccctagccaTTATTTTAGTGTAGGACTGCTGAAgaaaaattctcttagctttacttcatgtgaaaatattttgatcCTTCTACCCTTCATTCAAGAAGGATATGTTTTGATAGATACAAGATTCTGGGTTGACAATCTTTTCTCCCAGCACTTGACAAatatgccacttccttctggcatCCATCGTTACTGATGCTTTCTctgttgctttcaagattttttggggatgggatgggatgtctttttgttgttgttttttttttggccacaccacgggGCTTGTGGGattccagttccctgaccaggaattgaacctgggccctcagcagtgagaactcggagtcctaaccactagacaacAAGGGAATTCCTGGGATGGGATGTCTTCTTTGAGGTCTGCTCAGCCTTTTTGAATCTGTAGGCTTGgatcttttgttaaatttgggAACTTCTCAGGCATTATTTCAGCCCCacattctttctctcctcctacTGTGACTCAGACCTTTTGTTATACTCTTTTAAATCCCTGAGGTTCTGTTCatgtttttttacttattttctgtatGTTGTTTAGATTGGGTAGTGGACTTCCCAATAAATAGACTGGGTAGTTTTCTATTGTTCCagcttcaagttcactgattctttcctctgttctCTACAGTCTATTGTTGAGTCCATCactgagttgtttttctgggtttttaaaattttttatttctttatttggctgcattgggtctttgttgctgcacgggctttctctagtcattgTGAGTGGGGgtcactctttgttgtggcacgcgggcttctccttgcggtggcttctcttgttgcagagcataggcttcaggcacgcaggctcagcagttgtggcatgcgggctcagtggttgtggcacaccggctctagagcacaggctcagtaggtgtggctcacaggcttcgttgctccgtggcatgtgggatcttccaggaccagggctcgagcccgtgtcccctgcattcgcaggcagattcttatccattgtgccaccagggaagtccccatcactgagtttttaatttcattattataaTTGTCAGTTCTCAACTTTccatttagttcttctttatatcttctatttccttgttgaggctttgtatttcttcatttgtgtTGGTAACTGCTcactgaagcatttttatgatggctgcttCAAAACTCGTCACATATTTCAAACATCTGGGTCATCTTAACTGATGTTTGTTGGTTACCTTTTCTCATTCCACTTGAGATGGTCAGTTCTTGGCATGACAAGCGATTTTCTGCTGTATCCTGGATGTTTTGGGTTCTATGTTGTAAGACTCCAGATCTTATCTACGTCTTCTATTTTCGAGGCATCCTCTGATAGTGTGCCATTGGGAAGAGAAGAATCTTTGATGCTCTCAGGTGGGGTATAATCCCAGGCTCCCCACTCACCCTCTGTTGATTTGTAGAAGGAAAGAGGGGTTCCCTACtgctgggcaggggtgggagctCAGGCTCCCCAGTAGGCCTtgtaggggagggggaagggtgtatattattgtgggttttttcctgagGTGTTTGACTGCCACAGAGTGATTTTTGTCCAAAAGTTTTGTATCTTGTTTGGTTGTTCCTTTCCTAGTCCTTTGGCTAGAaggaggtgggttttttttttgtgggttttggtttgtttgcttttggtctGTGCTCATTAGTATTTCCATAATACTGGCTTCTCCAGACCACAGTCCAGGATATATGATGACAGCACAAAGCCAAGGGAACTCACTGCTGTGTACTTGAGTCTCAAGGTCACTAGCCaatctgccttcttctctccatctttcagagtcttcttacttttgttttatacataacgtccattgtttttttgttgtatttgtcaGGAGGAATAGGAAGAAGTATACCTTTCTGTTATACCTCTGAACCAGACTTGATATGACTACATCATATTCCATTAAACTGAGGTACTGTCATTTACTCAGGCTTTTATAGAACATTTAGGTGGTTCAATTTTTTTTGACATTATAAATAATGTTAGTGcacattgtttattattttatcttaagaTGAATGTCAAGGAGAGATACTGGTAGGTCAAAGGAACTGTCTAGTTTAAGGTATAAAACTACCTTCCAGAATGTGTATTCTCCAAATAAGTAGCCAGAGTACAAAACATTTACCTTTACCTTGCAGTGGAAACTGCCACGCTTGCTTCCTGGTACAGTTACAGACCACCAGCACCTTACCTCTTCTCTTACACACCAGAAATACCAAATGCACACAGGTGAACTAAACTCTTGCTACCTGTGTGGCCTTTTCTGACTTTGCTAACGAAGTCTCCTCCACATGGAATTACTGTTCCATTTACATATGCCTACCAAAATCTTAATGATTCCTTTCATAAATACAAGAccaaataagggcttccctggtggcacagtagttaagaatccacctgccaacacaggggacacgggttcgagccctggtccaggaagatcccacatgctgcggagcaactaagcccatgcaccatgactactgagcctgcactctagagcccgcgagccacaactactaaagcccatatgccacaaatactgaagcctgagcacctattGCCAGTGCTccgaacaagagaagccatcacaatgagaagcccttgcaccaaaacgaagagtagccctcaactagagaaagcccgtgcacagcaacgaagacccaaagcagccaaaataaataaataaaaataaatctataaaacaaaaaagaccaaaTAAGGCTTTCACGGATACAGAAATATAATAATCTAAAGGTGTTAATTCTCCTCCAAATTAGACAATGTTTTCAACATGatggtagaaaaaaagaaaaagaaaaaggaaaaaggaaagaaaagaaaaaagaaaaagaaaggaaaggaaagaaaaggaaaaataacggATCGGTAAGCTCAAATGCAATACAAATAAGGCAATCATTGTATCTATGAATAATGGcagttttttttgcggtatgcgggcctctcacctttgtggtctctctcgttgcggagcacaggctccggacacgcaggcccagcggccatggctcacgggcccagccactccacagcatgtgggatcttcccggaccggggcacgaacccgcgtcccctgcatcagcaggcggaccctcaaccactgcgccaccagggaagcccatggcagttttatttatgtttctccaatccttatatattttaaaaaatattttatttatttatgtattatttatttattttggctgtgctgggtcttagctggggcacgtgggatcttcgttgcagcacgcaggcttcttaGTTGGGCATGCgagttcttagttgcagcatgtggactcttagttgcagaatGTGAattcttagttgctgcatgcacgCAGAATCTAgctccctgacaagggattgaacctgggccccctgcattggaagcatggagtcttatccactagaccaccagggaagtccctccaatccttatatctttttttttttttttttttgcagtacgcgggcctctcactgttgtggcctctcccgttgcggagcacaggctccggacacgcaggcccagcggccacggctcacgggcctagccgctccgcggcatgtgggttcttcctggaccggggcacggacccgtgtcccctgcagcggcaggcagactctcaaccactgcgccaccagggaagccccaatccttATATCTTATTTGCTAGGCTATGATGTTCAGGATTACAGTGAAGAGAAAAGAGATCCTATCTGGTTCCTAATATCAGAGGGAAAGCTTTTGAAATTTCATCACTTAGCACAGGCTTGCTAAAGTGTGTTTTATACATACAACTGTCATCAGATTAAGGAAGTTCCTGCTATAATtggtttgctgtttgttttttaacaatgaATGGATATcaaatttaacaaacatttctcaCCTTGTATTGTCTCCAAATATATTTATAGTTTCAATTATAGTTTCAATTATAGTTTCAATATCAATTGCTATAGACTATATGTTTTTCTAAGCCCTCAAAATTCCTATCTTGAAATCTCATTTCCAATGTGTTGATATTTGGAAGTGAGGCCTTTTGGAGGTGGCTAGGTCATGAGGACAGAGCCCTAGTGAATggcattagtgcccttataaaaaagaCACCAGGGAGCTCTCTTGCCCATTCTGCCCTGTGAGgaaacagtgagaagatggccatctatgaaccaggaagtgggctctcatgAGACACCgaatctgctgacaccttgatcttggacttagcAACCTTCAAAACTATGAGAGATGAATATTGGTTGTTTATAAActacctagtctatggtattctatTCTAAGAGCCTAAAAGGACTAAGACGCTGATCTGAATGAAAATCTCAGTATGTGAGATTATAAATTGGTATAAAACTTGGGAAAACCATTTGACCTTATATACtaaatttatatacatgtatacccTATGAAATCACAATTCCATTGTTCAGTGCAGTGCTTACACACATGTaccataaataaaaatgttcattatttGTAATGGCCCCTGTACAGAAAAGAGTTAATATAGCTGGTCTACAACTGCTAACCTTAGGAAAGCCTGCTTGCAAGGTAAAAAACTgtaacacatgctacaacacggataaACCTTGacaacattacactaagtgaaatgagccagctacaaaaagacaaatactatgtgatttCACTAATAGGAGGTAACTGGAGTAGtcaagtagaatggtggctgacagaagctggggaaagaaggaaatggggaattattgtttaatggcaCAGAGTTacagttttgaaagatgaaaagtgTTCTGAAGGTAGACGGTGGTGATAGTCGCACAACaatgaatatacttaataccaccgaattgtacacttaaaaatggttacgatggtaaattttgtgctatatgtattttaccacctCCTCATGATGACACAATttcaaaaatttggaaaaaaaaaaagaaacattaaccCAAGCACAGCCATTTAAAAGAGATGATTGGCTACATCTACATATTCCTTCATAGttagaaaaaaattcactttctctgtgtgtgtgtgtgtgtgcgcacgcgtgcgTGTGCGCATGCACGCATGCAAATgagctgtcatttttttcttctactcttgAAATTAAGCAGACTCTACTTAATTTGCTGCTGGAATTGGCATTAACATTCTGATGGCTACTTTGCTTCCAATTATGCTCAAACTCATTTTGACATTTAAGGCCAATTTTATTAGTCTAGAGCCAGAAATACTTTTCCATAATACTCTAAAATTTGACCAATAAAgggaccccactcccaccccaaacaaacaaaaagtttccCTAATGGATGTGGGTACTGTTTTAACAAACTCTGATTGATGCTAAACACCACTTTTCCTTCTATGAGTCTGGAGTTTCATAGGTGCTATGCCAAGAGTGCCTATGTGCCCAGACCCCAGGAAAAACCTTGGGCATTGAGGGTTTAATGGGGTTCCTTGGGCAGAAACATCACACATAAGTTGCTGTATTTTCACTGCTGGGGGAAGAGTGAACTCTGTGTGACTGTTcatagaggagaaaaaggaagcctATATATGGATTCCTCCGGATCCCAACTGTGTTTCTCACCTTTTTGATCCagttgtgtatcttttttttttttttcccctgcggtacgcgggcctctcactgttgtggcctctcccactgcggagcacaggctctggacgcgcaggctcagtggccatggctcacgggcccagccgctccgcagcatgtgggatcttcccggatcggggcacgaacccgtgtcccctgcatcggcaggcggactcccaaccactgcgccaccagggaagccccagctgtgTACCTTTATTACGCCTCTGTATTAaatcttagggacttccctggtggtccagtggtaaagaatctgccttgcaatacaggggacgcaggtttgatctctcatcagggaactaagatcccacatgctgcaggataactaagcccacgtgccacaactactgagctcgtgcgcctcatctagagcccgtgtgccacaaactacagagctcacgtGCTCTGGAagctgcgcgccacaactagagaagagaaaacctgcatgccacaactaaagagaagcctgtgcaccacaatgaagagcctgcatgctgtaacgaaagatcctgcatgcctcaacaaagatcctgtgggctgcaactaagacctgatgcagccccccccaaaaaaaaaaacttagctgTGAGCACAACTATATGCCAAGTCTGGACAATTCTAGCAAATCTCAAGACATGGGGGTGGTACTGGGGGACCCCTGATGCTGCCTCAAAAtataaacaactcaaatgtccatcaaaaagtataaactgtggtatattcctACAATGAAACATTATACAGCAATGACAATGAACCACCTACAGTTATACAAAACAACAGGGATAGAATCTCAAATGAGGAAAAAGTCATTTATTGAATTTTGCCTTGTATGAAAGTGGTTTCCTCTGTACAATACTGAATCATCTTTTAAAGCAGCAGTTCAGAAACATTTTAGTCTCATAATCCCTCTAATTAATATGGGTTACATCTATTGATAATCATTATATccgaaattaaaactgagaatttaaacaatatttattattaactCATTTCAAAATAACTGTTATCTCAAAAATGTAGTATACAGATTTGGTGCAGCATGGCGTTGGCTGTGGTATTGAAGTTAAGCAAGATTCCACAAGTGATGCAATTTGTTGCCAGAAGtatgtttttcttcaaaaagGCAATAACTTCAAGCACTTGTGGTGGATACAGATTTTTGCTGCAACTCTGCAAACGCAGGCGAGAcactaccctgggaccagctggccTGTGGCCCTTGGGTGATAAGAGGGGAGTGCAttgctgggacacataggacatctcctacagagGACCACTCCTCTAAGGCTGAGAAACATAACTAACCtatcacatacataaaaatacaaatagcaatttagacaaaatgaggcggggacttccctggtggtccagtggctaagactctgcgctctggatgcagggggccagggttcgatccctggtcacagaactagatcccacatgctgcaactgagagtttgcatgccacaactaaagaccctgcatgctgcaactaaaaaaaaagatcctgcatgcttgcTGCAAGTAAAAGATCCTGCACATGGCactgaagatcccatgtgctgcaactaagacctggtgcagacaaataaataaacatta
The sequence above is a segment of the Orcinus orca chromosome 16, mOrcOrc1.1, whole genome shotgun sequence genome. Coding sequences within it:
- the LOC101275177 gene encoding beta-2-microglobulin-like → MAPFVTLVLLGLLSLSGLNTVHRPPKVQVYSRHPAENGKPNYLNCYVSGFHPPQIDLLKNGEKMEMEQSDLSFSKDWSFYLLVHTAFTPNGVDQYSCHMKHVTLREPKIVKWHRDH